From the Juglans microcarpa x Juglans regia isolate MS1-56 chromosome 3D, Jm3101_v1.0, whole genome shotgun sequence genome, the window tgtttgcacccaagggttcaAACCTTAGATCTAAGCGGAGCATGCATACTCTCAAGACCAAGACCCTTAcccttgagccaacccctaggagttTCTCTCATTATTATATACACCAATAAACACACAGCCCCGGAACTTATGCTTTACTCGTAACGCTAAAAAAGGACAGCCTACTTAGCACAAGTAATTACTCCATCTAGTCTAATTTAAATGCTTGATTTGAAATGACAtgattattaatatcaataacaaCAATCTTTACCATTATCATAATCCGCATGAGACTGGGAAATTGCAAGACCATCAAAATCTTCTATATCCTCTCCCTCTTCAAGTTCCTCATAACCCTCAACATATTCTATCTCTGGTTCCTGCCattccaagaaaaaataaaagggcaCTTAATTATCTAGGAGTAATATCTTGAGTGACCACAACAGTAatcattaatattcaaaattatagtTATAAGAAGCTCAACAAAAAAGGATTTTACAAATATACcatctcatcttcatcttcgCTAGCAGCCTGCCCCTCTTCTATATCAAGAACTTTGTTGTATTCCTTAACAGGATAATTGTATATGTCACCATAAACTCCTTGCTGAAGGCGTTCTAATAGTTCTTTTTCAATGCTCTGCAGAAAAACTAGAGTCTAAATGAGAGCTGTAAAGACAATAAATAGTCAATGTACACCAGTAGCAAGAGCTCATATACAACCTTATCCAATGCTGCTGCCCTTTCGGCCTTTTCCTCTCTTCTagcctctcttttcttttccttccttggTGTTGTCATAATTTTCTCCCTGTTTAGAAACAGAAACAATTTTCAATATTACAAAGTCCGTTAGTGAGGAATGACTATTTGACCAAGAAATATTACAACTGGACCCCTTTCAGTATCAGAACACCTAGTCCAAGGGTTGCCAATTGTTAGCACAAGACTTTTAATGTAACACCCAAGTCCAGCACCAAACCGCATTCTAAAACTTTTTGGGTTTATACGTATGAAAAGCCCACTTGAGATTAACGAGTAATTTTGGAATAGACTACAGgcccaatttttattttggcggatattgaatttttattggacttgctaaataagttaatatcattaaaattttttggatTAGGTGGGATCTTTTTATAAGCTGAGAAATTTCTAGGActagttgtattatttttagaggCTGAGGCCCGTAACTCACAAAAAAAGCCCAAACCTTGTACACCCAAAACCCAACCCCGTGAGAACCAACGATCAGACTCCACACCATGCACGTCCTCCACACCCGTCTTTGCGCCATGCACGTCTCCTTCCCTAGGGTTTTccaattatctatatatatacacacacttaaATACACAAACCCACTCACGATAGACCCTTGCACATAAATCATCTTCAGCCTAGTACTAGGGTTGCTGCATTCCAGACCTCTTCTCTTTTATGCTCAAGAGCTTCGCTGCCTAGCTGTAGCTTCCTCCCCAAAGCCAAGCCTCTCCCCTCCGCCAGCCACCTATCCAGCAATCCACCGCGCACCCCACACCTAGGTTGTTTCTCTATCACCAGTGGAAGCCATCTCAGCCGTAGTTGCATCGTGACGTCCAAACCAAGAGCCATGACAGAGCACAATCGCGTATGACCACCACCCAATGCTGCTGAGTTTTCTCTTGCACAACGGAAGCCGCCAGGCCCACTGCTTCAAACCTCCAACACACGCCACCGTAGTTCGCCTTGAACCATGTGTAGGATTCTAGGAACCACAACGCAAGCCTCCACCATCCTCTATTTCAGGCACCCAAAACAGAGCAAGAAAACCCCTCCCCACGTCCCTCAGTTTTCAACCCCGTTACACGACAGAAGCCACTGCACGTTGCACGCCTCCTCGTTGTCTCACGGTGAGCTCTCTCTTCCTCACGCCGTACTCTCTCCATTTCTCCCTCTCACATCTTGCTCTCccatcatttctctctctctctctctctctctctctctctctctctctctctcatttcgtATTCTGCTTCCTTGGAAAGAAGCTGACACTTCTTGTCGAAAACCGCAGCAAGAAACCACGTCGCATGGCCCCCACGACCGACATCGCATAGCTACTCCCTAGTAAGTCTCTGCCGCCCCTCTACTACCCACCATGAAGGTTTGccttgttttaaaacaaaataaataaataaagtgatttACATAAAGTTTGTTAAGCATAGAATGTGATTTACGTTTATGTAGAAAGTCAATTACGTTTACGTTGGTTTCAATTAGAAAGTGATTTACGTTAGTTGATCCCTCACAAAGCTTGTTAAGCATAAAGTAGAGTAACAGGGTGAGACTTGTGAGGATATTACATTTATGTCCTTTGAGTTATAAGCCTGAGCAAATGTGTTATAAACTTAAATTTTTGTTGGGCTTGATTTTACGATGGGCTATTTTAAGTGGGCTTAGTCTCACTTTATATTAGCCCAAAAAGATTTCCTTTTAACAAgaataatttagagtttaacGCATTAGTCGAAGTTATTAATTAGATATAGATTAATGTgagaagtgatgatattttagggttacaagaattttagagttttaggaaaatataggttattttagtatttcatgTTTAAGTATCGAAATATgtgtttgattgaaaatttatggaaacTACGTgcctattttataggtgatgattaatattCGTTCGGCATTGTTGTGAAAAAAttcagagaaaataaaaagtcaaggtaagcgggattcttatactagactttgcataaaaagaaaatgaattggagttgaatttatgaaaagtgtGAATGACATGtttcaaaaagaaatgtgaaaacaacttgaattatgtattttgcattactcatgaaatctatataaaagagttttttgacatgactggtgtagacatgagcaatattttgacatgtttttaaactgtgcaaaaagagtggatATGAAAcctaaaaatttgtgcataattatatgACGATGATTTGATTCTGTTGTGTTTTTTAATATGTTCTGTACTCCGATATAATATGATGTGCtctctgaaaacctctggcataacattctatttttgttctattccgaccttaccacaggtgtaaaaTTGTGACCTCTACTCggattggtaccaacttttctgtttccggTGCACCCATTTTGAAAGCGAAGTAGTTTTCTTAGTAGTATTTCCTGTGTGCATTCTAGGAgttccgagaataataagggaaagatttcacattctgtttctgcccGGTTGGCCACcgaggtttgcacaaccctaccacgggagttcaACATAGAATTCTGTCctgatgtgatgttttagttatgctatgccaaaagacttctaaataagaatattttcgaATTTTCGCTacgatatttttgataacatgttctaattttgcattctataaaaaaaaaatttttgttctgcattttgaactctgtgAATGCCCATGTTTACATagtagtatatgttctctgcttactgagttgttgataacttactccttatctctacaatattttttagataattttgatggttcagctggaaaTCAAAAGTAAACAGTATTAGCAAGATTTGAtgatcgtagaggaataagtgccaaCGGGTACAAATTATTATTGGAGAGTCATTtttagtagatttattattttttgttattttgggtaTCATGAGACATGGATATTTCCGAGTCTTTATGgagagtttaatttattatgttgagATATTTCTTTGATGTCTTTATagaggaacatatatatttatgttgaacggataaatttatattttatggagtctTTGGAGTGTATATAATTGTGTTATGGGAGATGATTTAGGTaacaagagctaactctccagacctccgAGACTAGGGCGTTACATCTAAAGCGTTCACTTTTTATTCCATGCCCTGTTTTTCttattgtaaataatatatatcagtGATAAACTTTCTCACTCATAAAATCCAACCCATGCAACAATGtcacttgtcttaaaaccattcTTGCCTTACCTCCTAACTTCAGGCCCaaactaatatatattccaATCCTGATTTGTCTATGAAACTCGTTTATTAGAAGAAAGAAGTTGGCTTTGATTAGATTAGCAAAGATTTAGATATTAGGTCAGTAAGTCATTGTCATCATAACAGCAtaacttcaaaaatttcttAGAACTGAACAAGCAGGCTATAAAAATCAACTTTATACCTTACAAAATGTTATTGTAACATGAGTAAGCATTTCTTGcagcaaaatgaaaaaattgcaaTCACAAGAAGAAATAAACCTTGTTTTCAAAGCAAGCTTCCTCATGCGTATCCGCATTTGAGTCATCTTGGTCAACCGCTGTTTTGTTTTGTGTACAAGGAACTTAGGCCAATACATCTGTCAAGTTGAAAAGGAAGGGGAAATTAACCTACatcaaaatcacattaaataacagaaaattttcaaaaacaatcTAATTTCCAATACCATATGTTTGTCTATTATCTCAAGTGCCTTCTCATAATTTCTGGGCAATTTCACTCTCTCCCACAATTTGTTTGGCATATGAGCTCTTTCTATAGTTTTCATATAAAGATAGAAGACTCCTGCAGCAGACCAAGccagccatatatatatataaatatatatatatataaacaatactCATTGTCATTCGTTAATATACAAACACGTTAATTGACGTACAACATCAAGTTAATCACAGCCACGTATGAACAACAAAGGTAAACTGCCTAATATCCACTAAAATTAACTAAACTACCATATTGTagcatatttttccaacgtcctCAGCTTACACAAAGAAGCTACATGGCTGAACCTTACCAAAACAAACAAACGTATTCTGCTCAACTGGGTCGATATTTCTGCTTTTCCGAGTCCCATGACAAATATAAGACTCAATATGTCAGTTGCTTTCTCTACCTGCTTATTCTCATagaccatattttttttctgataagtaTTCTCATAGAGTCATAGACCATACAGAGCAACATTGCAATGATTAAAATGCATAtctgtgcaaaaaaaaaaaaaactgctggCAGGTCCAATCCACAGAAAAGGTAGAAGGGTGAGaagaaaagagtaaaaattACCATCATGGTCGCGAATGGTGGCATAGCGACTATTGGCGAGCGGGCAGGAGCTCCGGTTACAAATCCCAGTCACGTTATAGGGGTTTCTACAGAAATTTCCAGTGGCAATTCTACAAAATCACAAGCCGAACAAGATTGAAAACTCACGGCGATATTAACACCCACAAGAAAcaaaagtgaaggaaaaacaTTGGCATATCATTATAGAAGGTGATATATTATTTGAGCATAAGAAAGACTTACTTGGCCATAAAACTGCAGTGGTTGTGCCTGATTACCTGCCATATCACCTCGTCGTGCTGCATCTTTAAACAGACTATTCAATTTTACTTTACAGCCAATTGGTGTTCTTCGGATGGAAAGGTCAGAGTTTTCGGGTTTTAGGACAGAAGAGGAGAAGTGGGTGAATAGAGTTTATGTTTCAGAGATCAAAGACTTGGGAGTTGGGGCTTCAAAGAACCACGAAATAGGGTTAGATCACTGTTCCTCAGTTGAAGTGGGTCCCGCCGCCCAAGAGCAGCTTGTATATCTTGGATTTCAAATTGGTCGTTTATTTACACGCGGCGCGGCTGTGCGTGTGGTGCAGCGGCCTCCACTGGTCACGACGGCAGTACTGGCAGAGGGAACAAACAgagggttagagagagagacacacgagtttgggagagagaaataCGGACGGAGAGAGTAAACAGAGAGACGAACGGAGAAATGGACGGAGACTTACAGGCGCTGGGGTACGACGTGCTAACCGAGACGAAGTATTCTGGCTAGACGGAGTGGGAGGCGTGAAAGGTGGTCGTGCAGAGGAGGACAGCGGTGGCTTGTTGCCGCTACGGGTTGCGGCTTCGTGcacagagaagagagaaaaacagagaggCGTCCTGTGGTGCCAAGGCGTCAATGCTCGGTCcaagattcaaaattttcaaacggCGTCGCTTCTCTTGAAATACCATTATACCCATGaagagttctttttttttttttttcatatatatatatatatatatatatatatatatatatatatatatttaagtccCCGTTTGACAGTAAAAACTTCTTTCAATAAAACAGTCCCGCTTCTAAGCGGTCAGGCTACTTTTCTTAGTATAACAGCCTTCCACACATCTGCTGTCACGTCACAAATtacaccaaacttataatacaTTCATGCACATGGTAAAACACTGAAATCAAAAGCAAAAGAAGCTGAGGCCAGAGCAAAGCACTGTTGTTGCCCACCACAATGGTAGTCACATTACATAAATTCACAGACTTTCCCAAGTTGAATATGGTTTTTCCCTGCATTGAAGTTCATGGGAACTCATATTAATgttacgtttagatgttaaactgagttaagttgagatgataaaatattattagaatattattttttaatattattattattttaagatttgaaaaagttaaattatttattatattttgtattagaatttgaaaaagttataataatgaattgagatgaattgaggtgagttgagtaaccaaacgaagccttaagaAATCAAAATCTTAATTCTAGAGCTGGTATGTTTGGAATAACAAAGACTATCAAAACCGAGGACCAACTTCTGCAAAACAAGTAAAAGGAGTGTAGGATGTACCTCCCTTGACCTCTTCGATTGCTTTCCTTTTCTCCTGGAGCTATTGCTGAAggctgtcatttttttttttcctctttcatcCTATTAAGCTCTTTGTTGTTCGGGATGTCAAACTGGTCTTTTCGGGTGATGTAAATCTTATGCTTACCGTACTCCTTGAACGAGATATGTCCAGTATCAACTAGAGTATCCAATGCCTTTAGAACTGTCGCCTTCTCGAGGTTGAACTTTTGCAAATAATCGACCacattttgtgaattttgttttgttgtacaagaaaagaaaagaaaaaatgcccAAAATTTAAGATACAGAAGAAAGTGTGAATATCAATTCAATGCACCCCCATCAAAAAAGAATTAATCTATTTTCTGAGGAGAAAATTTGGTAAATGATTAAGAGTGAGTATGATACATGTGATTACATATTCAACTTTCCTCGGTGGCGAAAGAATGGAAAACATCCCACTTGATCAAAACAAAGACAACCAGATGAATGATTGAAAAGAAACCATCACctcatttgaaagaaaatgagaaaacaaaaatgccaaaataatCAACGAACTTAGTTCTCCATGAGGCCTTCGATCCAAAAATGAGAAACGAAACcacataacatataacaaagTACCAACAGAAAATTATGCTCAATCATATGACAAGCCTCTATTTTTCACACCCAAAAATAGAGCAACCCATGTCCAGCAGCTCTTCCACACCTTTTTCCTCAGCCTAGATAATGCCAACCAGTCTTGTCATTTCTTTGAGCACCATTGTTCGTTCGTACTCCTCCGCCTCTCACCACGGTTTATAATCAACGAATGGTTGCCGGAGACTACAAGGCAAAACACAACACATAAGGGTAAAATTTTTCTacaggaaaaaaaggaaaaacccaTCTTCGTACAGGGCACCATAGTTTTCGTCGCCCACCACAGTAGCTGCCCACTCAATGGTGGAAGACGAAGATGGCACAGGAAGCTTACAGAGTTTTGTGAGTTCCGTCCGTCGCAGCTTGGGGTGTCGACGTCCATCCTTCGTAAATCTCAGTATCAAGCTCCGTAGCAGCTCGATAAGGTGGAGTTCTAGGTTTCATGAGGGTGAGTTGGTGGAAGACAAATACGGCATGGGGAGAAGATTTGGGGGCTGAGTGTGGGTGTTTGAGGCGGTGTGAAAGGGTTGCCAATAGATGAGAATCCAATAGTTGAGAATTTGATGTAGTGCATATACAAGATAGTTATGGTAGAAAGCCTAGGTGTCACTTAATTATTAGCAGGCTGTTAATCGAAGAACCTTGGACGGACCGATGTTAAGTATTTCtctaaataataaaagtgtttcatttcatttcttcattataattttttttaaaatttttacataaaatataataaataatttaattttttaaatattaaaataataataatatttaaaaataatattttatttaactttctactttatcttaaatttcatctcaattcactttCCAAACAGTAtcttaatatgtttttttccaTCTCGACCGTATCCTTTCAGCGTCTCGCTCCTGCTCTGAAAAGAGCTAGTAGAATTAAGAGCTCTCGAAAACATATCTTGAGAATCATCAATGAACCCACAAACTCTGAAACGCTAAACCCTTTCTCCTCCGCCAATGAACTTAAACCCAGAGTGGAGAGGACATTCATCTTGCCCATACAGTACGGGCTTGAGCCTTCACCTTACTCATGATTTAAGTCTCAATGCCAAATGGGCCCATTAAAGCCAAGAAGGGCCCAACCCACTTCCCATCCCCTCTAAGTAACCACCCAGTGGCGATAAAGGAAGGACAATTATTATAACAATCCATTAGAGCAAGAACCCTCATCCccaagtttgaatttaaataatagatatatctattatcaCTTAGGCAACATAATGGTTCAGAGGCTCTATATAAGAGGAAAACCCAGGTACGTAAAAGGGATCGAAttcattagtattattattattatctttagttactgacttaggcatcggatgCATTCTCTTGAACCTCCAAACCCtttactctttggttgcaggtaaTCGTGAGGTGGTGGCGGAGTAATACGTCCATAACAATTGGCGCCGTCTGTGGAATTTCCTAAGTCTCACACTTAACGTGTTTTTCACACGCCCATCACCACTCGGTCTTAGGCAACTAGAGATTAAGGAGAAACTTCAGGAAACATGGAAGAGAAACTTGCGAAAATGGAGGAGATGATAAAAAAGTTTTCCATAGAGGTGGACTCACTGCGTAAGAAATGAGACTCAAGTCACGAAACGGGCTGTCAGGAGAGGATACGACATCCAGTCAGGCCGACAGGGTAGAGATGGAGGCAAACAGTGCGGAAAAAGGCCATCAAAAGAACGAGGAAGTGAAAAAGTTGCATCACAACGTACGTAGCTTGATGGATAAATATGAGGAAATGGCCAAGAAGATAGGAACATCCTTTTTGGTCGATCAGTTGCTGCCTAGCACAAATCTACCATTTTCTATAGAAATCCTGACGATGTCTCTACCCGCAAAATTTAAAGTCTCGTCGATGGACCTGTATGATGGCTCGAAAGATCTCATGGAGCACATTGAGACTTTCAAAGCCCATATGATGCTTCATGGATTCCCAAGAAAAATTAGGTGTAGAGCTTTCCCTTTGACTCTAAAAGGATTGGTGAGAGGGTGGTTTGGTGCACTTCAACCAAATTccatagaaaattttgaagaactGGGACAACAGTTCTTGACCCAGTTCATGGCGAGTAGAAAGCGCAGGAGACCCGCTGCATACTTATTGACTGTCAAGCAATGAGaggatgaaagtttgaaagcaTATTTGACAAACTTCAATAAAGAGAAGATGATGGTCGATGATCAAGATGAGAAAATCATGCTAGCAGGGTTGCTAGGAGGTGTTTGGCCAAGGAGCCATTTTATGGCCGAGCTGACTAGAAAAATCCCTTCCACTTTACGAGAGTTCATGGACAGGtctgatgattttgttaatgtTGAAGACACCCTGATCGCCTTGACCACCGAACCAAAAAGAAGGAATAAACGGGAACAGAAAGGAGGACAGAGAAAAGATAGAGATGGAGGTTAAAAGGCAAAAAGAGACCAACAGAAGTTAAGGCGGGATAGTAATTTAAGAAGACATAATGGCGGTTATGTGCACTACTTAgacaaaacaaaggaagaagaaccAATCAATGATAATGAGTGACAGACCCAGAAGTACTGCACTTATCACAAAACAAGGAGATACAGAACCGATGATTGCTACAAATTGAAACGAAAAGTAGAAGAGATGAGGGGCAGTGGCGAGTTGGAACGCTTGATCACCCAAAACATCACCCCTCACGGCGAACGAGCGAACGAAATAATgagcacaaaaaataaagaaataagagCCCTAGGCGATGGGAATCACCAAGAAAGGAGAGAAGGTCAAATGAACCTCTTGACTGAAGAACAAGAGTAGATGAAAACCGCAGAAACCCACCTTTGAGCGAGATACACGTGATTGTCGGTGGATATGCAGGAGGTGGCCCAACTGCCTCAGGAAGAAAGGCCTATGTAAGATGGGCAAGATATGAAAAAGTTTATAATGCAGAGAGGCTCGTCAAACAGCCTTGAGTACAAATGTCCCCCACAATATCTTTTGGCGAGAAAGATTGCTGAGGGGTTGTATATCCCCACGATAATGCTTTGGTGGTAACAATGCTGGTGGCAAATTTTACCACTAGGAGGATATTAACTGACAATGGAAGTTTGGCGAATATCTTATTTTGGGATGCTTTCAGCAAAATGGGAATCGGCAAAGATCAGTTGAAACCAGCACTGACTAAGATGAAAGGATTTACTAGAGATGCGGTAACACTAATGTGGTCCATTACATTGCCAATTTCTGTAGGCACAGACCTTTATGTCACAACGGCGATGACTGAGCTTTTAGTAGTGAGAACTCGGTCAGCATATATTGCAATCATTGAGTGAACCACGTTGAATGCTTTAAAGGCTATCACCTCGACCTATAATCTAAAGATGAAATTCCCAACAGGCGAGGTGCGAGGCCCAAGAGGAATAGGTGAGGTGCGCGATGAGCAAGTCTTAGTTAGAGAATGTTATATGCAAGAACTCAGACAAGGGAAATGAAAGGTCAGTATTGTGGATACTAAAGAACACATAGTCCTCTCGCTAGGACCTCAGGTAATGGTGACGGAGCTAGAGACTAGAGATGACGATACTCTGAAGCATGGGAAGGCAGATGAGCCCTTGGAGTTGGTCACTCTTGAGCAGAATCATCTCGAGAGACATGTGAAGATTGGGACCAAATTGGCACAAGAAGAGAGACATCAACTGTGACGCCTCCAGATCGGACAGACATCCGAagtgttgggacatgcaacacatgatTACTTGCCCTCATTTATGACATATAAGACGCAATGTTCTTAAtatgcatatagcattatgcaatacttgcggcggataatttttttttttttagcaatactatgcaccaaatttataatatcccAACTAGTTGAAACATAATCCATGCATAcctaacaaaataaacatccactaTTGCAACACgagtctcagaagactgtaatctcaaaacaaaggAGATTTGGTTTCATAATTACATTgctaaaatatactattgggctagttcgttgagtaactcacGTAACGCGACTAACGATAccagaatactatccaaagacctaattatggaggctgcaagctctgtgTTGCGTCTAtggcgtctagtcaacctcctctagTCTGCCAATGTCAGCTTCTTGTTCTGATCCTGACAtatcgcctaccattcggggggaatggtagttgggaatATCACGactgagatttgattacaaatctcagcaagttaacaggaaacttccacacaggttaatgatgcatgtcTGGCAGTAAAAGCATTAATGCATAATCAAATTCATAAG encodes:
- the LOC121256414 gene encoding protein MAK16 homolog; this translates as MQHDEVIWQVIRHNHCSFMAKIATGNFCRNPYNVTGICNRSSCPLANSRYATIRDHDGVFYLYMKTIERAHMPNKLWERVKLPRNYEKALEIIDKHMMYWPKFLVHKTKQRLTKMTQMRIRMRKLALKTREKIMTTPRKEKKREARREEKAERAAALDKSIEKELLERLQQGVYGDIYNYPVKEYNKVLDIEEGQAASEDEDEMEPEIEYVEGYEELEEGEDIEDFDGLAISQSHADYDNVETDGDDEEVEPTAGKRVRKEATSSLGKFGKDEPGTKLKKRARVLVEVEHEDVDERQKAAH